The Aquila chrysaetos chrysaetos chromosome 16, bAquChr1.4, whole genome shotgun sequence genome has a segment encoding these proteins:
- the CNR2 gene encoding cannabinoid receptor 2 isoform X2 — protein sequence MDSCKIHENASKCSVNTMECFMVLSTQAQKISIATLCGLFGTLCIFENSLVLYLIFSSPRTRRKPSYLFISSLALADILASIIFVCSFVNFHVFNETNFSKEMFLLQLGGVNTSFSASLSSLLLTALDRYISISRPSKYKLLMTRKRAWIALGVLWVTCATIASLPLLGWNCCMLDSTCSKLFPFVDDNYLSSWICFIMVLLGCIIYAYAHVLWRAHQHVAYMEKHQAQTGKQNTRMRMDVMLAKTLVMVLTVLVLCWSPVLILMIYSIFARLSNHLRKVFAFCSTLCLLNSMVNPIIYALRSKELYSSLRMVLSRFRRQLKASEESPEAESTRKSSVIETVCEDTRIT from the coding sequence ATGGATAGTTGCAAGATACATGAAAATGCCTCCAAATGCAGTGTGAACACCATGGAGTGCTTCATGGTCCTCAGCACGCAAGCGCAGAAGATAAGCATTGCCACACTGTGTGGCCTCTTTGGGACACTGTGCATTTTTGAGAACTCTTTGGTGCTGTACTTGATCTTCTCCTCCCCCAGGACAAGGAGAAAGCCCTCCTACCTCTTTATCAGCAGCCTGGCCTTGGCTGACATTCTGGCCAGCATCATCTTTGTCTGCAGTTTTGTTAACTTCCATGTCTTTAATGAAACCAATTTCTCTAAAGAAatgttcctgctgcagctgggaggggTGAACACGTCCTTCTCCGCCTCCCTGAGCAGCTTGCTGCTGACAGCCCTGGACCGTTACATCTCCATCAGCCGACCATCCAAATACAAGCTCCTCATGACGAGGAAGAGAGCATGGATAGCCCTAGGGGTGCTCTGGGTGACATGTGCGACCATTGCTTCCCTGCCCCTCTTGGGCTGGAACTGCTGCATGCTTGACTCAACGTGCTCCAAGCTATTCCCATTTGTGGATGACAACTATCTGTCGAGCTGGATCTGCTTCATCATGGTTCTGCTGGGGTGTATCATCTACGCCTATGCGCACGTGCTATGGAGGGCTCACCAGCACGTGGCCTACATGGAGAAGCACCAAGCGcagacaggaaagcaaaacaccaGGATGAGGATGGACGTCATGCTGGCCAAGACCCTCGTCATGGTGCTGACTGTCCTCGTGCTGTGCTGGTCTCCGGTCCTCATCCTCATGATCTACAGCATCTTTGCCAGGCTGAGCAATCACCTGCGCAAGGTGTTTGCCTTCTGCAGCACCCTCTGCCTGCTCAATTCCATGGTGAACCCCATTATTTATGCCCTGCGGAGCAAGGAGCTATATTCCTCCCTGAGGATGGTCTTGTCTCGGTTCAGGAGGCAGCTGAAGGCCTCTGAGGAAAGCCCAGAAGCAGAGAGCACCCGCAAGTCCTCCGTGATAGAGACGGTCTGCGAGGACACCCGCATAACGTAG
- the CNR2 gene encoding cannabinoid receptor 2 isoform X1, producing MGSPQASPARDVSKRRASEEVQKEAKTLSASSWLWLITMDSCKIHENASKCSVNTMECFMVLSTQAQKISIATLCGLFGTLCIFENSLVLYLIFSSPRTRRKPSYLFISSLALADILASIIFVCSFVNFHVFNETNFSKEMFLLQLGGVNTSFSASLSSLLLTALDRYISISRPSKYKLLMTRKRAWIALGVLWVTCATIASLPLLGWNCCMLDSTCSKLFPFVDDNYLSSWICFIMVLLGCIIYAYAHVLWRAHQHVAYMEKHQAQTGKQNTRMRMDVMLAKTLVMVLTVLVLCWSPVLILMIYSIFARLSNHLRKVFAFCSTLCLLNSMVNPIIYALRSKELYSSLRMVLSRFRRQLKASEESPEAESTRKSSVIETVCEDTRIT from the exons ATGGGAAGCCCCCAAGCATCCCCAGCCCGCGATGTGAGCAAAAGGAG AGCATCTGAAGAAGtgcagaaggaagcaaaaacACTGTCTGCAAGTTCCTGGCTCTGGTTAATCACAATGGATAGTTGCAAGATACATGAAAATGCCTCCAAATGCAGTGTGAACACCATGGAGTGCTTCATGGTCCTCAGCACGCAAGCGCAGAAGATAAGCATTGCCACACTGTGTGGCCTCTTTGGGACACTGTGCATTTTTGAGAACTCTTTGGTGCTGTACTTGATCTTCTCCTCCCCCAGGACAAGGAGAAAGCCCTCCTACCTCTTTATCAGCAGCCTGGCCTTGGCTGACATTCTGGCCAGCATCATCTTTGTCTGCAGTTTTGTTAACTTCCATGTCTTTAATGAAACCAATTTCTCTAAAGAAatgttcctgctgcagctgggaggggTGAACACGTCCTTCTCCGCCTCCCTGAGCAGCTTGCTGCTGACAGCCCTGGACCGTTACATCTCCATCAGCCGACCATCCAAATACAAGCTCCTCATGACGAGGAAGAGAGCATGGATAGCCCTAGGGGTGCTCTGGGTGACATGTGCGACCATTGCTTCCCTGCCCCTCTTGGGCTGGAACTGCTGCATGCTTGACTCAACGTGCTCCAAGCTATTCCCATTTGTGGATGACAACTATCTGTCGAGCTGGATCTGCTTCATCATGGTTCTGCTGGGGTGTATCATCTACGCCTATGCGCACGTGCTATGGAGGGCTCACCAGCACGTGGCCTACATGGAGAAGCACCAAGCGcagacaggaaagcaaaacaccaGGATGAGGATGGACGTCATGCTGGCCAAGACCCTCGTCATGGTGCTGACTGTCCTCGTGCTGTGCTGGTCTCCGGTCCTCATCCTCATGATCTACAGCATCTTTGCCAGGCTGAGCAATCACCTGCGCAAGGTGTTTGCCTTCTGCAGCACCCTCTGCCTGCTCAATTCCATGGTGAACCCCATTATTTATGCCCTGCGGAGCAAGGAGCTATATTCCTCCCTGAGGATGGTCTTGTCTCGGTTCAGGAGGCAGCTGAAGGCCTCTGAGGAAAGCCCAGAAGCAGAGAGCACCCGCAAGTCCTCCGTGATAGAGACGGTCTGCGAGGACACCCGCATAACGTAG